From a single Anomaloglossus baeobatrachus isolate aAnoBae1 chromosome 4, aAnoBae1.hap1, whole genome shotgun sequence genomic region:
- the LOC142302038 gene encoding uncharacterized protein LOC142302038 produces the protein MRISILFLCFTLFFLINYLRLPDDPLLVDPRKSQYETSIRVPVWLFRGAAFITVMSVLILIEYMAYKLVQSKWAKREKPSHSDPESKSILEELNTSLAPASNYAKESPRRKFKVGFSKIVWVRTIPNENIGRKARSSTEHNERFLIYQRNQQPRTPEPRTPEPRPPEPRMAPAPQDSKETPKRKFKVGFSDIVWVRTIPNDNRGKRARSSTEHNERFLIYQRNQQPRTPEPRTPEPRPPEPRMAPAPQDSKETPKRKFKVGFSDIVWVRSIPNDNTGKRARSSTEHNERLLIFERNPQLRTPEPKMLTTTQPRIKKRSFFSRCFRGEND, from the exons ATGAGGATTTCCATATTGTTTCTGTGCTTTACCCTGTTCTTTCTCATCAATTACCTTCGGCTGCCG gacGACCCACTACTTGTGGATCCCAGGAAAAGTCAATATGAGACTTCCATCAGAGTTCCTGTTTGGCTTTTCCGTGGCGCAGCCTTTATCACGGTGATGTCTGTACTCATCCTAATAGAGTACATGGCCTACAAGCTTGTCCAGAGCAAGTGGGCAAAGAGGGAGAAACCCTCTCATTCAGATCCTGAGAGCAAAAGTATTCTGGAAGAATTGAATACTTCCTTGGCTCCTGCTTCAAACTATGCCAAAGAGTCTCCTAGACGCAAGTTTAAAGTGGGGTTCAGTAAAATCGTCTGGGTCCGTACTATACCTAATGAGAACATAGGAAGAAAAGCTCGAAGTTCTACGGAGCATAATGAGAGGTTTCTGATCTATCAACGAAACCAACAACCTAGAACTCCAGAgccgaggacaccagagccaagacCACCAGAGCCTAGAATGGCTCCTGCTCCTCAGGATTCAAAAGAAACTCCTAAACGCAAGTTTAAAGTGGGTTTCAGTGATATTGTCTGGGTTCGTACTATACCTAATGACAACAGAGGAAAAAGAGCTCGAAGTTCTACGGAGCATAATGAGAGGTTTCTGATCTATCAACGAAACCAACAACCTAGAACTCCAGAgccgaggacaccagagccaagacCACCAGAGCCTAGAATGGCTCCTGCTCCTCAGGATTCAAAAGAAACTCCTAAACGCAAGTTTAAAGTGGGTTTCAGTGATATTGTGTGGGTTCGTAGTATACCTAATGACAACACAGGAAAAAGAGCTCGAAGTTCAACAGAGCATAACGAGAGATTACTGATCTTTGAACGCAACCCACAACTCAGAACACCAGAGCCAAAAATGCTCACAACCACGCAACCCAGAATCAAAAAGAGAAGTTTTTTCTCTAGATGTTTTCGAGGCGAAAACGATTAA